GACGTCTACGCCTACGCCGAGCACCCCCGCAGGACCCACGCGCTCGACGACGGCGACGCCGTCACCATCGGGGAGGAGACGTTCGAGGCGGTCTTCACGCCCGGCCACGCCGCCGACCACCTCGCGTTCGTGAGCGAGACGACGCTGTTCGGCGGCGACGTGGTCGTCCACGACGACGGCGCGTTCGACTACGGCAGCTTCGGGCGCACCGACAGGCCGGGCCAGTCGCGCGAGCGACTCATCCAGTCGATCCAGGATCTCCTCGACCGGATGCCGGAGGGCGTCGAGCACATGTACTCCGGCCACGGCGGCGTCTTCCACGGCGACGTGCGCGACGTGGTAGAGACGGCCCTCGAACGCGCCGAGCGACGCGAGCCGAAATACCCCGACGACTGACGAGGGACGTGGTGCCCCCTCGCTCGCCGCGAGCGCGTGCCATCGCCTATCACTGCTCCCCAAGCGGTAATATCGGGCGCGACGAGTGTCGGCTATGCCCGGACCCGTCTTCCTGCGCGGCGATTCGATCTCCCTCCGCACCGTCGAGGAGGAGGACCTCGACTTCCTCCAGCGGACCATCAACGACCCCGCCGTTCGGCGCTTCCTCGGCGCGCG
The Halomarina pelagica DNA segment above includes these coding regions:
- a CDS encoding MBL fold metallo-hydrolase is translated as MEVHNVTADAETFTCNAYLALGETPTLVDAGAMPGVVDAIEEYTDSLDRVVLTHQHGDHVAELDAVVEAFDPDVYAYAEHPRRTHALDDGDAVTIGEETFEAVFTPGHAADHLAFVSETTLFGGDVVVHDDGAFDYGSFGRTDRPGQSRERLIQSIQDLLDRMPEGVEHMYSGHGGVFHGDVRDVVETALERAERREPKYPDD